CCACTGCGATGGCCTGCCCCAGCTGCCGGATGGGGAGTTTCAGCCGCCGCTGCCGTTCACGCCAGCGGAGCGCCACCTTCAGCAGGCGATCGCCCGGGAGCTGAATCTGCCGCTGATCCACTCCCGTGGCTTCGCGTTGCACCGCCCCGGCAGCGGCCCCTGGCCCCGCTCCTGCTCCCAGGGAGGGGCGCTGGCCCAGGCTCTGGCCACGGGCCGGGTGACGCTGCGTCCGGGGGCGGTGGTGAGCCATGTGGAGTTTGATCGCACCCGCCGCCGCGCCGAAGCGGTGGTGTACGTGGAGCGGGCCAGCGGTGCGCGGCAGCGGGTGCAGGCCCAGCTGGTGGTGCTCTGCGCCTCCACGCTGGAATCGGTGCGGATCCTGCTCCACTCCACAGAGGCGCATCAGCCCAATGGGCTGGCGGACCCCTCCGGCAGCCTCGGGTGCCACCTGATGGATCACATCTCCAGCTGCCGGTTCTTCGCGTTGCCCGATCAGCCGGCCCCGACCGGCCCCAGCGAACTGTCGGGGGCGGGCAGTGCCTTCATCCCCAACACCGTGAACCTGGGCGCCGATGACCAGCCTCTGCCCTTCCGCCGCGGCTACGGCATCTGGGCCGGCGTGCAGCGCTTCGATCCGCCGGCTCCGTTCAAGCGGCGCCAGCGGGAGGCGGTGGGCTTCCTGATCGGCCAGGGGGAAGTGCTGCCCCAGGCCCACAACCGGCTCACCCTTTCAGCCACTGCCACCGATGCCTGGGGCCTGCCGGCCCCCCACATCGACGTGCATTGGGGCGAGAACGAAACGCAGATGGTGGCCCACATGCAGGCGCGTATGACGGCAGTGGTGGCTGCCGCCGGTGGGTGCATGCGGCCGCTGGAGGATCTGTTCCTGATTCCGCTGGCCGAGCCGCTGCTGCGCCTTGGGGTGGCGTTGTCAACGGAGGCGGCGCCGCCGGGCTACTTCATCCATGAACTGGGCGGAGCCCGCATGGCGGCCGGCCCTGACCACGGGGTGGTGGACCCCTTAAACCGCTGCTGGCAGGCCCCCAATCTGCTGGTCACCGATGGGGCCTGCTGGCCCAGTGCCGGCTGGCAGAGCCCCACCCTCACGGAGATGGCAATCACCTGGCGGGCCTGCGCCCATGCCGCCCACAGGTTGCGCATTGGCGCGATCGATGAGGCTGTGAGCGCGTCCTGACCGGACCACGCGGGCGGTGTCAACGACCACAAAAGCGATCTGGACCCTCCTGCACAATTTGCAGGCGACCTTTAACCGGGTCGGGCAAGGGAGATTCCAAAGCGGGGGCCTTAGGGTTTCCGCTTTTTTATTGCTGGCGCCACAGGCGACGGGCCTGTGATTTGGTGGTGTTCCGCTGCGCAGGACCTCTCCTTCACCCGGTTGTTTGCTGTTCGGTGGCCGACAAACCCTTACCGAGTGAAGCCGCGACGCGTAAAGCTGCAACCTGCCAATCAGCAGCTTGAGCAGCCACTGCGAGTCAGCAACGTGTGACGCAGCAACCTTCGAGTCAGCAGGATTCGAGACAGCAACGCGCGAGACAGCGGCTTGGGAACGACAACGGCTGGAACAGCAAGGTGAGATCCAGTGAAACCATCAAGGTGGGATCCAGTGATCAGCGGCCTGTGAATCGGCAGCCAGCCATCGTGCAGGACTTGATGGTGCGTTGCTTGGCGCCCACGTGCTTGCAGCTTGCGTGCTCGCTGGCGTTGTTCAGAGCAATGGGCCTGGAGGACACGTGCTCACGGAACCACCGAGTGGCTGAATCGCGCGTGCAATAAACGACGCGTGGATCAGAAGGCGCGTGGATCAACAGCCGAAGCGGCTGCGAGGAGGACCTTGGGTGGATCAGGAGCGCGAGCTTTACAGGCCGTTCTTCAGCATGGGCGGCCTGTCTCCATTCACGCGTGCCTGTCTCCGGCTTCACTGGCGCCCATCGGCCATGGCTGCTGGTCTCGGGCGATGACGGCTGATCTCGCGTCAGGCCCGCTGGACTCCGGGCAAGCTGCTGTCAGACGAGGCGGCCTTCGGGCGGCTGGTTGCGCATGAACAGACCGTTGAGGTAATGCTGGGTGACGCAGCCGTCGGTGCAGCCGTTCTGGAACAGGAAGCTGGCCAGGGCTGAACTGACCAGCTGGTACTGGTCCCAGTGGGGATGGCTGCGGATGAAGTCGCGCATGCCGTCGAACAGCAGCTCAGGGATCTCCGCCTCAAGACTCACGCGGCTTTCTGCAGCCACCCCGGCTTCGCCTGGATAGGCCTCACTCCGTCCTGAGCCACTGGCGGCCTCGCTGCTGCGCATGCCGTTGCGTCCTTGGCCTGTGGTCCTGTTCAGCGCGTCGCTCAATGCCGTGGCTCCCTGGTCCTGCCCAGATAGCCACAGCGACGGCAGGCCCGTCAAAGCGGGGGGCCTGGGTGAAACCCATGCCGGCTCGCCTTGAGAAAGTCAGCTGCGGTGCCTCTTCGTCGCTGGCCATCGGCAATCGGTCTGGCGGGTGATGCCACTGAGAACGTTTGTCAAGAAGGCTGCCTGGAAACCCGCGTAATCCCCAGATTCAAGGGCTTGAAAGGCCATTCTCCGATCTCGCCTGTGGAAAAACCCCTCCCGTTCTGGGGAAAACCATGGGTGCCTGGGGAAATCGGTGACACATCAGTAGGGCTTATGCCCCGTGGATCTCTTGAGTCCCGGGGGTCGGCGAGACGGCTGGGTCTCCCTTGGCTGGGGGTGCTGTCGTCAGGCTGCGAGGCCCGAGCGGGTGGTCAGCGTGGGGGTAACGGGTGTGGCTGTGGTCGTGGGGCTGACCCTGGTGATGCGCGTGGTCGTGGACGGGGCCATGCTCCGTCTGCTCCGGGCCGTGCACGTGGCTGTGGGCCGGCCCGGGGGCCTCTGCGGGTCCTTCTCCTTGGCTGTGGCTGTAGCTATGGCTGTGGCCCTGCCCGCTGCCCAGGGGAATCGGCACCCCATCGGGCTGGCAGGCGCCGGTGCATTCGCGTTCGCACAATGTGCAGGATTCGATCAACCCCTCGACATGGTGGTGGTGACTCCGCTGCGGATCACCCACCTCCGCTTCGAAGCCCAGCACCTGCGCCCGGTACTTACAGAGCGAACAGTTCATCTGGGTGTCCCCGCGCACCACTTCTTCCACACGTTCATGGAAGGTGTCGATCACCAGTGGATGGTCACCGAGATAAGGAGCCTGCACGAAGTCCACGGCGGGATGATCTGCCGCCACACGCTCACTGTGCAGCCGGATGCGGCTCACCAGTACGCCGGAAAAAAGAAAGTAGGGGAACACCACGATGCGGCGAAAGCCCAGCTTCACCACATGGCGCAGCCCCGGTTCCACCAGCGGAAACGTGACACCGGAGTAGAGCGTTTCGCCCCAGCCGAACCCGAACCCCTCCACCAGCATGCGGGTCACCTTGCTGACGTTGGAGTTGGCATCGGGATCGGAAGAGCCGCGTCCCACCACCACCAAGAGGGTGTCGTGCAGCGGCACCGCTGGCTCACCGGCGGCAGCAGCGGCGGCATCCGCCTCCTGCAGCGCGCCACGGATGCGGGCACCCGCCGCCTCGATCATCTTGCGGTCGACACCCAGCTCGCGGCCGTAATCAATGCGCAGACCGGATTCGGCCGCATAGGTGTTCAGAACCGAGGGAATGTCGTTCTTGGCGTGGCCGGCGGCGAACAGCATTCCCGGCACGGCCAGCACATGCTCCACGCCCTGCTGGCGCAGCTGATCGAGGCCGTCGCGCAGGATTGGCCGGGCGAATTCCAGGTAGCCGTAGGCCACCGGCAGATGGGGCAGGCGTTGTTGCAGCCCGATCGCAAGCTGGGCGAATTCCTCGACGGCCAGACGGTTGCGGCTGCCATGGCCGCACACCATCACGCCGAGCTTGCCGTTGGCAGAGGCTCCCGCCAGAAGTTGCGCTGGAAGAGGAGCCATCACAAGACCTGTCTCGGGGGACCCTATCGCTCCTCCCACCCTGCGGCGCCTCCGCCATGCTGAGGTCAACGCGCCCGGCCCGATGACTGCCACCTCCACCACCTTGCTGGGGTATGGCGCGGCGGCGCTCACCACCTTGAGCTTTTTCCCCCAGGCGATCAAAACCCTGCGCAGTGGCGACACCAGTGGCATCTCCCTGCGCATGTACACGCTGTTCACCGCAGGCATCTGCTGCTGGCTGCTCTATGGCCTGATCACCCGCGACGGGCCCCTGATCGCCGCCAACGCCATCACCCTGCTGCCGGCCTCGGTGGTGCTTGAGCGCAAGCTGCAGGGGCTCAGGCGCTGTAGGCCTTCCGGGCGGGGATCGGGTAAGGGATCCGCCGATGACGCATCCGCTTCCACACCCGCACGAACGCCCTGATCACCAGTTCCAGTTCGCCCCGACTCAGGCCGCTGTCCTTGAGCTGGCCATCGCTGAGGCGCGCTTCGATGATCCGGCGCACCATGGCGCAGGCCTCCTGCTCCGAGGTGCCGGGCGGCAGCGAGCGCAGCGCGGCCTCGCAACCATCGGCCAGCATCAGGATTCCCGTTTCGCGGCTCTGGGGCGTGGGCCCGCGGTAGCGGAAGCGCTGCTCGGGCACATCGGGATCCTGCTCCCGGGCTTGATGGAAGAAGTAGCCCATTCTCAGAGTCCCCTGGTGCTCGGGGATGAAATCGGCCAGCGGCCGCGGCAGGCGGTATTTGCGGGCCAGCTTGAGCCCCTCGTCCACGTGAGCCTGCAGGATCGCGGCGCTGGCGAAGGGGTCGTTGAGGGTTTCGTGAGGGTTGGCACCCTCCGATTGGTTTTCGATGAACCATTGCGGCGCGTGCAACTTGCCGACGTCGTGATACAGGGCGCCGGTGCGGATCATGTCGACGTCCGCCTGGATCGCCCGGGCGCCCTCCTCGGCCAGCCCGCAGATCATCAAGGTGTGCTCGAAGGTGCCCGGCGCTTCCATCGACAGCCGCCGCAACAGGGGGCGCTCCAGGTCGGCCAGCTCCAGCAGCCGCGCGCGCGTGAGCAGCCCGAAGAAACTCTCGACGAGCGGTCCCAGCAGCAGGCCGCCCATCAGCAGGCCACCCATCAGCAGCGCCTCTCCCACCAGCTCTGCGCCGCTGGGCGTCACCCGTGCGCTGTTGGGCAACCGATACGACACCTGCAGCACCAGCCATTGCAGGGCCAGGGCCCCAACCGGCAGCACAAGCGCCAGCTGCACCAGCTGGGCGCGGCTGCGCTGCCGGCCTGCCAGCACCGCCGCCACCACTGCCACCAGGGCGGCCACCAGCAGGCGCTGCTCGTTGAAGCCATCGAGGGGTTGGGGCCACAGCAGGCTGGCCACCGCCAGCCAGGCCAGGCCAGCGCCAGTGCCCAGAGCCTGGGCCAGCAGCAGGGTGGGGGGCACCAGCAGCGCCAGCGGGCTGGCGGTGTTGCCGAGCCACAATTTGCAGCCCTGCACCACCAGCAGGGTCCCCAGGGCCAGCAGCGCATGGCGGGGCTCCAGGCTCGCGCGCCAGCGCCGCAGCAGCAGCACCATCACCGCACTGCCGGCGAAGGCTTCGAAGGCATGGCCCAGCCAGGCCCGTAGCAGGGGCCTCCGGTTCACCATGCCGAAGTAATCGAGCACGTCGTAGGCCTGCGGGCTGATCGGTTCCCCCTGGCGGGTGATCAGTTCTCCTTTTTCCACGGTGATGCGCGGAATGCCCTGCTGGGTGAGCAGTTCCTCGATCAAGCCCTGGGTGAGGCCGGCATCGGTGCGCAGGTTGGTGCGGCCCTGCAGGTTCACCGCCAGCAGCCGGCTGCCCAGGCCCAGGCCCGGCTCCGCCAGCGGCGCCAGCTGCAGGGCGGCGGCCGCCTGTAGCTGGCTCTTGGCGATGCTGCTCACGATGCCCTGGCTGAGCATGCGCCGCTGGGCCAGCCGCAGCGCCTGCTGCCATTGCGCCAGTTGCTGCGGCGTGAGGCTGATCAGCCACGCCTGCTCCACCGGGTTCAGATTGAGCGGCCCCACCCGGTTCTGGGGGGAGGCCGCCACCAACTCCAGCTCCCGCAGTTGCCGCTCCAGGCGCTGCTGCAGCTCCCGATCGGCCTGGGGATCCACCACCTGCACGTGGGTGCGGCTGCCCAGCTGAAAACGCCGCTGCTCCAGGGCGTCGCTGTCCACGACTGTGGCGGCTTCCGGTGCCCGGGTGCTCTGCGGGGCCGGGATTCCCGGCCTCAGGCTCGGTTCCACCAGCCAGGGCCAGCTCGACACCCCCGCCACCAGCACGCACACCAGAGCCACGGCCAGCCAGTCGCGTCGGCGCCATGGACAGAGCGCCTGGCATGGCGATTCCTGCCGGAGCCATCGCTGCCAGAGCCTCTGGATGCGCCGACGCAGCAGCACACTCTCCACCTCCGAAGTGGTCAAGCTAGCGAGGACGTCAATCGTGGTCTGGCGGCATGCTGGGCCTTGAACCGTTTGTGGTGGGCATGGCGAAGCTCCTCGATGGGCGGCAACTGGCGAAGGACGTGGAGCAGCGCCTGCAGCAGGTGGTGACGGCGGGCCTGGAGCGGGCCGGTAGGCCGCCGGGGCTGGCCGTGCTGCGTGTCGGTGATGATCCGGCCAGCGGCGTCTATGTGGCCAACAAGGAGAAGGCCTCGGCCCGGGTGGGCATCGCCAGCCACGGCGCCCACCTGCCTGCCGACAGCAGCGCCGCCACGGTGCTCGCCGAAATTCAACGTCTTAATTCCGATCCCGCTGTCGACGGCATCCTGCTGCAGTTGCCCCTGCCGCCGGGGCTGGCGGAGGGGCCGCTCCTCAATGCGATCGACCCGGCCAAGGATGCCGACGGCCTGCACCCTTGCAACCTGGGTCGCCTGCTCAAGGGGGAACCCGGTCCGCGCAGCTGTACCCCCGCCGGCGTGATGGCCCTGCTGGCGCGCGCCCAGGTGCCGTTGGAGGGGGCCCGCGCCGTGGTGGTGGGGCGCAGCATCCTGGTGGGCCAGCCGATGGCGCTGATGCTGCAGGCCGCCAATGCCACGGTCACCGTGGCTCACTCGCGGAGCCGCGATCTGGCGGCGCTGTGCCGCGAGGCGGATGTGCTGGTGGTGGCGGCCGGTCGGCCGCGGCTGATCGGTGCCGAGCACGTGAAACCCGGAGCGGTGGTGGTGGATGTGGGCATCCACCGGCTGCCGCCGTCAGCGGCTGAGGGGCCCGGCGGCCGTGGCGGGCTCTGCGGCGATGTGCGCTTTGAGGAGGTGGAGCCGCTGGCGGCGGCGATCACGCCGGTGCCCGGTGGTGTGGGGCCCATGACCGTGACGATGCTCCTGGTCAACACGGTGGCCAGCTGGCGGGCGACCTTCGCCCCAGCGCTCGCTGTGGATGGGGCTGGAGCTCCGGCGGAAGATCCGCTCGCCGATCTGTTGCCATAGGCGCTCAGCGGCGCCGTGGCCTGAGAGAATCCGCCGCAGTGCGCTGGTACCCATGGCCGTGGCGGTGAGCACGGATTTCGATTTCGCGGCCTACCTGGAGGCGTCCCGCCAGCGCGTGGAGCAGGCCCTCGATGCTGCCCTCGGCCCGGAGCGGCCCGAGTCATTGCGGGAGGCGATGCGCTACTCGCTGCTGGCGGGGGGCAAACGGCTGCGGCCGATCCTCTGCCTAGCGAGCTGCGAACTGGCGGGAGGCACCAGTGCCCTGGCGCTTCCCACCGCGGTGGCACTGGAGATGATCCACACCATGTCGCTGATCCATGACGACCTGCCCGCCATGGACAACGACGACCTGCGCCGCGGACGCCCCACCAACCACAAGGTGTTCGGAGAAGCCAATGCCATCCTTGCCGGCGACGCCCTGCTGACCCGTGCCTTCGAGATGGTGGCGCTGCGCAGCCCCGGCGTGGCCCCCGAACGGCTGCTGCGGGTGCTGGGTGAGCTGTCGCTGGCGGCCGGCGCCCCCGGGCTGGTGGGCGGCCAGGTGGTGGATCTGGAGTCCGAGGGCCGCCAGGTGGATCTCGACACGCTCGAATACATCCACCTGCACAAAACCGGCGCCCTGCTGCAGGCCAGTGTGCTAACCGGCGCCCTGATCGCCGGCGCCGAGGACGATCTGCTGGACGCCCTGCGGACCTATTCCCGCGGCATCGGTCTGGCCTTCCAGATCATCGACGACATCCTGGACCTCACCGCCAGCAGTGCCGTGCTGGGCAAGACGGCCGGCAAGGATCTGGCCGCCGACAAGACCACCTACCCGAAGCTGCTGGGGCTGGAGGAGTCGCGTCGCCGTGCCGATGTCCTGGTGCGGGAGTCCAAGGAGGCACTTCAGCCCTGGTTGGCCCAGGCCGGCCCGCTGGTGGCCCTGGCCGACTACATCACCAGCCGCGATCGATGATCGCTGTCCCCTCCGGAACCCCTCCCCTGTTTCAACTGCTTGGCAATGGTGTGCTGGCCTGGGCGCTGATCGCCTGCGGTCTGGCGCAATGCTCGAAGTTGCTCATCGAGCTGGTGGAGCACCGCCGCTGGCGCCCGGCGGTGCTGTTCGAAACCGGCGGCATGCCGTCCAGTCACG
Above is a window of Synechococcus sp. MW101C3 DNA encoding:
- a CDS encoding GMC oxidoreductase, with product MPLADPGPLFDAVVVGSGATGGVAAMVLASAGLRVLVLDAGPALSARQAFGSEPLNSLRRVANISSGRQWRQVQHPGYWKANPELYVDERENPYSTPPDRPFLWSRGRQVGGKSLTWGGITLRLSDHEFKAGERDGHGPSWPLSHADLAPYYARLERFHGVHGHCDGLPQLPDGEFQPPLPFTPAERHLQQAIARELNLPLIHSRGFALHRPGSGPWPRSCSQGGALAQALATGRVTLRPGAVVSHVEFDRTRRRAEAVVYVERASGARQRVQAQLVVLCASTLESVRILLHSTEAHQPNGLADPSGSLGCHLMDHISSCRFFALPDQPAPTGPSELSGAGSAFIPNTVNLGADDQPLPFRRGYGIWAGVQRFDPPAPFKRRQREAVGFLIGQGEVLPQAHNRLTLSATATDAWGLPAPHIDVHWGENETQMVAHMQARMTAVVAAAGGCMRPLEDLFLIPLAEPLLRLGVALSTEAAPPGYFIHELGGARMAAGPDHGVVDPLNRCWQAPNLLVTDGACWPSAGWQSPTLTEMAITWRACAHAAHRLRIGAIDEAVSAS
- a CDS encoding DUF2811 domain-containing protein, with the protein product MRSSEAASGSGRSEAYPGEAGVAAESRVSLEAEIPELLFDGMRDFIRSHPHWDQYQLVSSALASFLFQNGCTDGCVTQHYLNGLFMRNQPPEGRLV
- a CDS encoding CbiX/SirB N-terminal domain-containing protein, with protein sequence MAPLPAQLLAGASANGKLGVMVCGHGSRNRLAVEEFAQLAIGLQQRLPHLPVAYGYLEFARPILRDGLDQLRQQGVEHVLAVPGMLFAAGHAKNDIPSVLNTYAAESGLRIDYGRELGVDRKMIEAAGARIRGALQEADAAAAAAGEPAVPLHDTLLVVVGRGSSDPDANSNVSKVTRMLVEGFGFGWGETLYSGVTFPLVEPGLRHVVKLGFRRIVVFPYFLFSGVLVSRIRLHSERVAADHPAVDFVQAPYLGDHPLVIDTFHERVEEVVRGDTQMNCSLCKYRAQVLGFEAEVGDPQRSHHHHVEGLIESCTLCERECTGACQPDGVPIPLGSGQGHSHSYSHSQGEGPAEAPGPAHSHVHGPEQTEHGPVHDHAHHQGQPHDHSHTRYPHADHPLGPRSLTTAPPAKGDPAVSPTPGTQEIHGA
- a CDS encoding SemiSWEET family sugar transporter; translated protein: MTATSTTLLGYGAAALTTLSFFPQAIKTLRSGDTSGISLRMYTLFTAGICCWLLYGLITRDGPLIAANAITLLPASVVLERKLQGLRRCRPSGRGSGKGSADDASASTPARTP
- a CDS encoding HDIG domain-containing metalloprotein, which produces MTTSEVESVLLRRRIQRLWQRWLRQESPCQALCPWRRRDWLAVALVCVLVAGVSSWPWLVEPSLRPGIPAPQSTRAPEAATVVDSDALEQRRFQLGSRTHVQVVDPQADRELQQRLERQLRELELVAASPQNRVGPLNLNPVEQAWLISLTPQQLAQWQQALRLAQRRMLSQGIVSSIAKSQLQAAAALQLAPLAEPGLGLGSRLLAVNLQGRTNLRTDAGLTQGLIEELLTQQGIPRITVEKGELITRQGEPISPQAYDVLDYFGMVNRRPLLRAWLGHAFEAFAGSAVMVLLLRRWRASLEPRHALLALGTLLVVQGCKLWLGNTASPLALLVPPTLLLAQALGTGAGLAWLAVASLLWPQPLDGFNEQRLLVAALVAVVAAVLAGRQRSRAQLVQLALVLPVGALALQWLVLQVSYRLPNSARVTPSGAELVGEALLMGGLLMGGLLLGPLVESFFGLLTRARLLELADLERPLLRRLSMEAPGTFEHTLMICGLAEEGARAIQADVDMIRTGALYHDVGKLHAPQWFIENQSEGANPHETLNDPFASAAILQAHVDEGLKLARKYRLPRPLADFIPEHQGTLRMGYFFHQAREQDPDVPEQRFRYRGPTPQSRETGILMLADGCEAALRSLPPGTSEQEACAMVRRIIEARLSDGQLKDSGLSRGELELVIRAFVRVWKRMRHRRIPYPIPARKAYSA
- the folD gene encoding bifunctional methylenetetrahydrofolate dehydrogenase/methenyltetrahydrofolate cyclohydrolase FolD, encoding MAKLLDGRQLAKDVEQRLQQVVTAGLERAGRPPGLAVLRVGDDPASGVYVANKEKASARVGIASHGAHLPADSSAATVLAEIQRLNSDPAVDGILLQLPLPPGLAEGPLLNAIDPAKDADGLHPCNLGRLLKGEPGPRSCTPAGVMALLARAQVPLEGARAVVVGRSILVGQPMALMLQAANATVTVAHSRSRDLAALCREADVLVVAAGRPRLIGAEHVKPGAVVVDVGIHRLPPSAAEGPGGRGGLCGDVRFEEVEPLAAAITPVPGGVGPMTVTMLLVNTVASWRATFAPALAVDGAGAPAEDPLADLLP
- the crtE gene encoding geranylgeranyl diphosphate synthase CrtE; its protein translation is MAVAVSTDFDFAAYLEASRQRVEQALDAALGPERPESLREAMRYSLLAGGKRLRPILCLASCELAGGTSALALPTAVALEMIHTMSLIHDDLPAMDNDDLRRGRPTNHKVFGEANAILAGDALLTRAFEMVALRSPGVAPERLLRVLGELSLAAGAPGLVGGQVVDLESEGRQVDLDTLEYIHLHKTGALLQASVLTGALIAGAEDDLLDALRTYSRGIGLAFQIIDDILDLTASSAVLGKTAGKDLAADKTTYPKLLGLEESRRRADVLVRESKEALQPWLAQAGPLVALADYITSRDR